From the genome of Pectobacterium atrosepticum:
AACGCCAGCGCCAATACCAGGCTGGGGAAAGAGATGAAAATATCGGTGATACGCATCAGGATGGTATCGACGATACCGCCGTAATACCCAGAAATCACACCCAGCGCCAGCCCGATCGGCCCAACGGTGACCGACACCAGCGCAACGATATACAGCGTGATGCGTGAACCGTAGACCAGACGACTAAACACATCACGACCAAACTCATCGGTGCCAAAGTAATGTGCCGCACTCGGTGCCTGTAATGCGTTGGCCAAATCCTGTACCAGTGGGTCGTGCGTGGCGATCCACGGTGCGAAGATGGCAACCAGCATCAGCATCAGCACAATCGCGGAACCAATCGCGGTCAGTGGATTGCGCAGCATCGTCAATAAAAACCCGCCGATTCGCGCCCCGCGTAGCCGCAGACGACTCACGCGTTTTTCCGGCGGCGTCCGCATTACCGACTCACGACTGACCGGCGGCTCAGAGGAAATATTCATGCGTTCGTCCTCGGATCAAAGATTTGATACAACATGTCCGACAGCAGGTTAAGCGTCACAAAGATCAACCCCACCAGCAGCACACACCCCATAACCGCATTCATATCGCCCAGCAGCAGGCTGCCCGTCAGATAGGAACCAAAGCCCGGCCATGAGAAGACCGTTTCGATAAGTACCGCCCCTTCAAGCAGAGAGCCATACGCCAGCGCCACCACCGTCAGAAGCTGAACCAGAATATTGCGAAACGCATGCGCCCAGACGACACGAAACTCAGACAGCCCTTTCACTCGCGCAGTAATGATGTATTCCTGCGAAAGCTGCGCCAGCATGAAGCTACGCGTCATACGGCTGATATAGGCCAGTGAATGGAAACCGAGAATCGTGGCTGGCAACACCAGATGGTTCAGCGCGCTGCGGAACACATCCCACTCGCCTGCCAGTAGCGAATCCACCAACAGCAGACCGGTACGGTTCTCCACCAGACCGTCGTAGGCCATATCAACCCGCCCAGCGCCGCCAACCCAGTTCAGCCAGGCATAGAACACCAGCAGCCCCATCATCCCGACCCAGAATATCGGCGTGGAATAACCGGCCAGACTGATAAAACGCACCACATAATCCGCCCACTTACCGCGCCGTGCCGCAGCCAGCACGCCTAGCGGTACGCCCAAGCCGGCCCCCACGATAATCGCCATGGTGGCCAGCTCGATGGTGGCGGGGAAAACCCGGATAATGTCATCCACGACCGGTCGCCCAGTCAGAAGCGCATTGCCCAAATCCCCATGCATCAGTGAATTGAAGTAAATAAAGAACTGGACATACAGTGGCTTATCCAACCCCAGCTGTTGGTAAACCTGTTGATAGGTACTTTGGTCAGCATCCTGCCCGACAATAGCCAGGACTGGATCGATTGGCATCACGCGGCCGATCACGAAGGTCAGGATTAATAACCCGAACAGCGTGATGACGACCTGAAACAGACGTTTTGCCAAACGACGCAGTACTCCACCCGGCTTGATCCAATCAGAGAAAACCATGTTCTTTCTCCTGATATCCCGGTTAACGACGACAGCAAATCGCCACTCACGCGGTCATCTCTTTTTAGCGTATCTGATCGGGATGATTAGCCGGGAACGCAGGCTAATCATCCGGTTTAACGTGTGGACACTAACGCTGCTTATACACCTCGCGCAGATGCGTCGTGGAGGACGGATGCGGCACATAGCCTTTCACGTCCTTACGCAACACCACAGAATCGATCATCTGCGACACCGGAATAATGGCCGGGAACAGTTCTTCATAGCGATTCTGTATGTCGATATACATCTGCTTCTGTTTCTGAGGATCTTTCTCCAACAGCGCCTGATCGATCATGTCGTTCAAGGGTTTGTCGTAGAAAGACGTGCGCCAGCCTTGGAAGTTGGTCAGTTTGGCTTCGTCGCTGTTATCGGGGTTATAGACAACAGAACGCAGGCTGGAGTGAGGATGCGGATCGACGCCACCGCCGCCGCGGCCAACCAGCATATCGAAGTTACGATCGCGCATCGCGCCGTAAACCTGATTACCGGTGCCGGAGATGATTTTGGCTTTGATACCCGCCTGTGCCAGCGTGGACTGTACCGACGTCGCCAGATTCAGGAACGGCTGATCGGACAAGACACGCAGCGTGGTTTCAAATCCATTCGGGTAGCCCGCTTCGGCCAACAGCGCTTTGGCGCGCGGCACGTCTAGCTTGTAGCCAGGATCCGGCAACGTCGCATCCATCCCTTTTTGGATGGGGCGCTGATGATAGAAGCCATAGCCAAGCATCACCGTCTTATTGACGCCATCGTAATCAATCAGGTAACGAACCGCTTCGCGCACTTTCGGTTTAGCGAAGTATTCATTTTTCAGGCTCATTGCAACGTAGTACAGCGTGCCTTTTTTCACCTCATCAACCACAACGTCTTTGTCTTGTTTCAGCGCGTTGATATCTGGCACAGACATCCCAGAGGCAACATCAATATCGCCTTTTTCAATCATCAGACGCAGCGCCTGTGATTCGGTCATGTGGCGGAAAATCACGCGCCGCATTTTCGCGTCGCCCTGCCAGTTGTTCTCAACCTTGCTGATGCGCAGCACGTCTTTCGCCTGCCACACATCCAGCTTAAACGGGCCAGAACCGGCTTCGTTCGTGGTCAGCCAGCCGTTACCCCAGTCACCGTTTTTCTCATGTTGCATGACCGTTTTGCTGTCCAGCACTGAGCCGCTACCCAACGTTGCCAGCGAATAGATCACCAGTTTGGGGTCGTTCGGTTTAGGCAGTTCAATTTCAACGGTGTTAGCGTCTTTGGCGCGGATCATTTTCTCCACGTTTTCCGCGGTGAAGCCGTAGGATTTCCACGTCGTGGCCTGAGCCATATTGAGGCTAAGCAAACGTTTCATCGACCAGGCGAAATCTTGTGCCGTTACGGGGTTACCGGAATGGAATTTGGCGTTGTCTACCAGATTGAAGGTAATGACATTGCCCGCATCATTGACGCTCCAGCTTTTCGCCAGAGAAGGCAGGATGTTACTCAGGTTGGCCGGGTCGAGCACCACCAGCGAGTCATAGAGATTGACGATAATGCCCACCACTTCATTACCGGTCATGGCGGCCGGGTCGAGTGAGAGCATGTTGTTCATGTTCATCCCAACGATCAGCTGATCGTCAGGGGTTTTTGCCGATAGAATGGCTGGTGTAGCGGCCATACAGAGTGAACCTAACAGCAGGGTACGGAGTATTGCTCGTGCTTTCATCATTATTCTCCAGGTGTGGGAGCATGGAAGACGACAACTTTTTATTTTTTAGGTAAGGCTATCTTTCAGATCGAACAAAAAACTATTCTTTACTTAGGGTGTGCTCCTCAATCCAGTCAAAATTAATATCTTCTCCCAGCCCTGGACGTTGCGGCAGATGCACAAAGCCCTCGTCATCCATCGGATCGACAATCGAATTCAGATAAGCGGCAGGTTCGTCGTAATCGAGGAAAGGATGCAGCAATCCGCGTTCATACCAACGACAGTTTTTGATCGCTCCAACCACGTTGAGGTTTGGCGCACCGTTACCGTGAATTTCACAATCCATACCGAAGGATTCCGCCAGGCTCGCGACTTTCAGGCACGGCCAGAGACCACCTACGCCTTGCACGCCGGCGCGTAAAATGTCGCATGCGCCTTCTTTAACCCAGTCAGCACGGCTGAAATATTTACCTGACAGACTTTCCGGCCCGATCACATCGATATCCAGGCTCTTGGTCAGCCAGCTGTAGGATGCCATGCTCTGCTCTTCCATTGGCTCTTCAAACCAGGTGAAATCGAGCTTTTGCAGTTCACGACCGATGTATAGCGCATCGCTGCGGCTGTACCAATGGTAGCCATCCAGCATCAAGCAGACATCTGGGCCAACCGCTTCACGCACCGCCGCACAGGCTTTCACGTCGATCTTCGGGCTGGGTGCGAACGACACCGGAGGCATCCAGGTGTGCAACTTGATGGCTTTGTAGCCGCGCTGCACCAGCTTTTCTGCAAACTGGCCAAACTCCTCTGGCGTAGATAAACCGCCTTCCAACTCATCGCCACACATGGTACTGCCGTAAGCAGGGACTTTTTCACGATAGCCGCCGAGCAGTTTATGCACTGGCATGTTCAGCACGCGACCTTGCAGATCCCACAGTGCGGATTCCACAATCGACAGCGCGCGATCGGTCAGTTGGTTGGCGCTACCGCGTTGCCAGTGCACCAGATCCTGCCAGAGGCGCTCACGGTCGAACGGGTTCTGCCCAATCAGCACTTTGCGGAAGAAAGCGTTAACGATATGAGGACGAATCACTTCCGGCGGAGCGAAAGCGTAACCTTTTTGGCCGCCATCCGCCGTGATGGTCAACAGCGCCATCT
Proteins encoded in this window:
- a CDS encoding ABC transporter permease, with translation MRTPPEKRVSRLRLRGARIGGFLLTMLRNPLTAIGSAIVLMLMLVAIFAPWIATHDPLVQDLANALQAPSAAHYFGTDEFGRDVFSRLVYGSRITLYIVALVSVTVGPIGLALGVISGYYGGIVDTILMRITDIFISFPSLVLALAFVAALGPGLDHVVIAITLTAWPPIARLARAETLSLRHADFISAVKLQGASSVRILLHHIVPLCLPSVIIRITMNMAGIILTAAGLGFLGLGAQPPDPEWGAMISAGRRYMMECWWLVTIPGLAILINSLAFNFLGDGLRDILDPRTE
- a CDS encoding ABC transporter permease produces the protein MVFSDWIKPGGVLRRLAKRLFQVVITLFGLLILTFVIGRVMPIDPVLAIVGQDADQSTYQQVYQQLGLDKPLYVQFFIYFNSLMHGDLGNALLTGRPVVDDIIRVFPATIELATMAIIVGAGLGVPLGVLAAARRGKWADYVVRFISLAGYSTPIFWVGMMGLLVFYAWLNWVGGAGRVDMAYDGLVENRTGLLLVDSLLAGEWDVFRSALNHLVLPATILGFHSLAYISRMTRSFMLAQLSQEYIITARVKGLSEFRVVWAHAFRNILVQLLTVVALAYGSLLEGAVLIETVFSWPGFGSYLTGSLLLGDMNAVMGCVLLVGLIFVTLNLLSDMLYQIFDPRTNA
- a CDS encoding ABC transporter substrate-binding protein yields the protein MKARAILRTLLLGSLCMAATPAILSAKTPDDQLIVGMNMNNMLSLDPAAMTGNEVVGIIVNLYDSLVVLDPANLSNILPSLAKSWSVNDAGNVITFNLVDNAKFHSGNPVTAQDFAWSMKRLLSLNMAQATTWKSYGFTAENVEKMIRAKDANTVEIELPKPNDPKLVIYSLATLGSGSVLDSKTVMQHEKNGDWGNGWLTTNEAGSGPFKLDVWQAKDVLRISKVENNWQGDAKMRRVIFRHMTESQALRLMIEKGDIDVASGMSVPDINALKQDKDVVVDEVKKGTLYYVAMSLKNEYFAKPKVREAVRYLIDYDGVNKTVMLGYGFYHQRPIQKGMDATLPDPGYKLDVPRAKALLAEAGYPNGFETTLRVLSDQPFLNLATSVQSTLAQAGIKAKIISGTGNQVYGAMRDRNFDMLVGRGGGGVDPHPHSSLRSVVYNPDNSDEAKLTNFQGWRTSFYDKPLNDMIDQALLEKDPQKQKQMYIDIQNRYEELFPAIIPVSQMIDSVVLRKDVKGYVPHPSSTTHLREVYKQR
- a CDS encoding enolase, with translation MKIESIDVTVFTYPTRRVSDSAGHSHPGAENQAKMALLTITADGGQKGYAFAPPEVIRPHIVNAFFRKVLIGQNPFDRERLWQDLVHWQRGSANQLTDRALSIVESALWDLQGRVLNMPVHKLLGGYREKVPAYGSTMCGDELEGGLSTPEEFGQFAEKLVQRGYKAIKLHTWMPPVSFAPSPKIDVKACAAVREAVGPDVCLMLDGYHWYSRSDALYIGRELQKLDFTWFEEPMEEQSMASYSWLTKSLDIDVIGPESLSGKYFSRADWVKEGACDILRAGVQGVGGLWPCLKVASLAESFGMDCEIHGNGAPNLNVVGAIKNCRWYERGLLHPFLDYDEPAAYLNSIVDPMDDEGFVHLPQRPGLGEDINFDWIEEHTLSKE